A single region of the Trachemys scripta elegans isolate TJP31775 chromosome 19, CAS_Tse_1.0, whole genome shotgun sequence genome encodes:
- the WNT4 gene encoding protein Wnt-4 isoform X2 has protein sequence MFISLVSLAGFLGTVLRFGKDFLLPVTWLDSFSNRSGATVRSPERASGGDAFGKQVLHNSRYLAKLSSVGSISEEETCEKLKGLIQRQVQMCKRNLEVMDSVRRGAQLAIEECQYQFRNRRWNCSTLDTLPVFGKVVTQGTREAAFVYAISSAGVAFAVTRACSSGELEKCGCDRTVHGVSPQGFQWSGCSDNIAYGVAFSQSFVDVRERSKGASSSRALMNLHNNEAGRKAILNNMRVECKCHGVSGSCEVKTCWKAMPPFRKVGNMLKEKFDGATEVEQRKIGSTKVLVPKNSQFKPHTDEDLVYLDSSPDFCDHDLKNGVLGTSGRQCNKTSKAIDGCELMCCGRGFHTDEVEVVERCSCKFHWCCFVKCKQCHRVVEMHTCR, from the exons ATGTTCATCTCTTTAGTTTCTCTGGCTGGCTTCTTGGGGACTGTCTTGCGCTTTGGCAAGGATTTTTTGTTGCCAGTGACCTGGCTGGACTCCTTCAGCAACAGATCTGGTGCTACAGTGAGGTCTCCTGAAAGAGCTTCGGGAGGAGATGCGTTTGGAAAGCAGGTTCTGCATAACAGTAG GTACCTGGCAAAGCTGTCCTCCGTGGGGAGTATTTCCGAGGAAGAGACCTGTGAGAAGCTGAAAGGGTTAATCCAGCGCCAAGTGCAGATGTGCAAGAGGAACTTGGAGGTGATGGACTCGGTGCGCCGGGGAGCCCAGCTGGCCATCGAGGAGTGCCAGTACCAATTCCGTAACCGTCGCTGGAACTGCTCCACACTGGACACCCTGCCGGTCTTTGGCAAGGTAGTGACACAAG GGACACGGGAAGCAGCTTTTGTGTATGCCATCTCCTCCGCGGGGGTGGCCTTTGCAGTGACTCGAGCCTGCAGTAGTGGAGAGCTGGAGAAGTGTGGCTGTGATCGGACTGTGCATGGTGTCAGTCCTCAGG GCTTCCAGTGGTCTGGCTGTTCCGATAACATCGCCTACGGAGTGGCCTTCTCACAGTCTTTCGTCGATGTCCGGGAGAGAAGCAAAGGCGCCTCCTCCAGCAGGGCGCTCATGAACCTCCATAATAACGAGGCTGGAAGGAAG GCTATCCTGAACAACATGCGGGTAGAGTGCAAATGCCACGGTGTGTCAGGCTCGTGCGAGGTGAAGACCTGTTGGAAAGCAATGCCTCCCTTCCGCAAAGTGGGCAACATGTTAAAGGAGAAATTTGATGGGGCCACAGAAGTTGAGCAGAGAAAGATCGGCTCCACCAAAGTCCTGGTGCCAAAAAACTCCCAGTTCAAACCACACACGGATGAGGACCTGGTCTACCTGGACTCCAGCCCGGACTTCTGTGACCATGACCTAAAGAATGGGGTCCTGGGGACCAGTGGCCGGCAATGCAACAAGACTTCCAAAGCTATTGATGGCTGTGAGCTTATGTGCTGTGGGAGGGGCTTTCACACAGACGAAGTGGAGGTGGTGGAAAGGTGCAGTTGCAAGTTCCACTGGTGTTGCTTTGTCAAATGTAAACAGTGCCACCGAGTGGTAGAAATGCATACGTGCCGGTGA
- the WNT4 gene encoding protein Wnt-4 isoform X1 codes for MSPQYSLRSLLLVILAAFSANASNWLYLAKLSSVGSISEEETCEKLKGLIQRQVQMCKRNLEVMDSVRRGAQLAIEECQYQFRNRRWNCSTLDTLPVFGKVVTQGTREAAFVYAISSAGVAFAVTRACSSGELEKCGCDRTVHGVSPQGFQWSGCSDNIAYGVAFSQSFVDVRERSKGASSSRALMNLHNNEAGRKAILNNMRVECKCHGVSGSCEVKTCWKAMPPFRKVGNMLKEKFDGATEVEQRKIGSTKVLVPKNSQFKPHTDEDLVYLDSSPDFCDHDLKNGVLGTSGRQCNKTSKAIDGCELMCCGRGFHTDEVEVVERCSCKFHWCCFVKCKQCHRVVEMHTCR; via the exons GTACCTGGCAAAGCTGTCCTCCGTGGGGAGTATTTCCGAGGAAGAGACCTGTGAGAAGCTGAAAGGGTTAATCCAGCGCCAAGTGCAGATGTGCAAGAGGAACTTGGAGGTGATGGACTCGGTGCGCCGGGGAGCCCAGCTGGCCATCGAGGAGTGCCAGTACCAATTCCGTAACCGTCGCTGGAACTGCTCCACACTGGACACCCTGCCGGTCTTTGGCAAGGTAGTGACACAAG GGACACGGGAAGCAGCTTTTGTGTATGCCATCTCCTCCGCGGGGGTGGCCTTTGCAGTGACTCGAGCCTGCAGTAGTGGAGAGCTGGAGAAGTGTGGCTGTGATCGGACTGTGCATGGTGTCAGTCCTCAGG GCTTCCAGTGGTCTGGCTGTTCCGATAACATCGCCTACGGAGTGGCCTTCTCACAGTCTTTCGTCGATGTCCGGGAGAGAAGCAAAGGCGCCTCCTCCAGCAGGGCGCTCATGAACCTCCATAATAACGAGGCTGGAAGGAAG GCTATCCTGAACAACATGCGGGTAGAGTGCAAATGCCACGGTGTGTCAGGCTCGTGCGAGGTGAAGACCTGTTGGAAAGCAATGCCTCCCTTCCGCAAAGTGGGCAACATGTTAAAGGAGAAATTTGATGGGGCCACAGAAGTTGAGCAGAGAAAGATCGGCTCCACCAAAGTCCTGGTGCCAAAAAACTCCCAGTTCAAACCACACACGGATGAGGACCTGGTCTACCTGGACTCCAGCCCGGACTTCTGTGACCATGACCTAAAGAATGGGGTCCTGGGGACCAGTGGCCGGCAATGCAACAAGACTTCCAAAGCTATTGATGGCTGTGAGCTTATGTGCTGTGGGAGGGGCTTTCACACAGACGAAGTGGAGGTGGTGGAAAGGTGCAGTTGCAAGTTCCACTGGTGTTGCTTTGTCAAATGTAAACAGTGCCACCGAGTGGTAGAAATGCATACGTGCCGGTGA